The following coding sequences lie in one Ostrea edulis chromosome 8, xbOstEdul1.1, whole genome shotgun sequence genomic window:
- the LOC130049509 gene encoding putative ATP-dependent DNA helicase Q1 produces MKKLCMEKANVIVGNCDRKNILLNCVKAPREGKTAFSWIIECLKIQKQQCPKTVIYCRSIKSCSVLFKLFDDLLKDNAYCGVKCAKNRLFAMYHHSTSNKCKKIVMSEFPKPESKVRVVVCTSAFGLGVNVPDIDIVINWGAPRSIEEFMQEFGRGGRDGREAMSILYYHGMEISKTATDDKMRSYATADTCRRALLEEYFTPVVAKTLPVLLKHLCCDICFHTCDCLNCPTLHDALLSDLEDDDALCSVASKCDLVICRTVAESQRIQIHAQHKEYRETCLEDNVPSLLNVGILTGLSNSLIDSIVNDVHYIGSVGDLLSEYIFDRHLARSVIDIIDEILDD; encoded by the coding sequence ATGAAAAAACTTTGCATGGAGAAAGCAAATGTCATCGTTGGAAATTGTGACAGGAAAAACATACTTCTGAATTGTGTTAAAGCACCTCGCGAAGGGAAAACTGCTTTTTCGTGGATAATTGAATGCCTGAAGATTCAAAAACAACAATGCCCAAAGACTGTGATTTATTGTCGCAGTATTAAGTCGTGTTCCGTGTTGTTCAAACTTTTCGATGATCTTCTGAAAGACAATGCATATTGTGGTGTTAAATGTGCTAAAAACAGACTATTTGCTATGTATCACCATTCAACGTCAAACAAGTGCAAGAAAATAGTCATGAGTGAATTCCCAAAACCTGAGAGTAAGGTTAGGGTAGTTGTTTGTACATCTGCTTTTGGCTTGGGAGTCAATGTTCCTGATATAGATATAGTAATAAACTGGGGAGCACCAAGGTCTATTGAGGAGTTTATGCAAGAATTTGGGAGAGGTGGTCGAGATGGTAGGGAAGCCATGTCCATTTTATATTACCATGGAATGGAAATCAGCAAAACTGCAACAGATGATAAAATGAGGTCATATGCAACTGCTGACACATGTAGGAGAGCTCTATTGGAAGAATACTTCACACCAGTTGTTGCCAAAACTTTACCAGTACTTCTAAAACATTTGTGCtgtgatatttgttttcatACATGTGATTGTTTAAATTGTCCAACACTGCATGATGCCCTTCTTTCTGACTTGGAAGATGATGATGCTTTGTGTTCCGTAGCCTCAAAATGTGACTTAGTGATTTGTCGCACTGTGGCTGAATCCCAGCGCATCCAAATACATGCACAACATAAGGAGTATAGAGAAACCTGTCTAGAGGATAATGTTCCATCTTTACTGAATGTTGGCATTCTAACTGGACTGAGCAATTCATTAATTGATTCCATTGTTAATGATGTTCACTATATAGGTAGTGTAGGCGATTTATTGTCAGAGTACATATTTGACAGACATCTTGCAAGATCAGTGATAGATATTATTGATGAAATACTTGATGATTGA